Proteins encoded by one window of Ursus arctos isolate Adak ecotype North America unplaced genomic scaffold, UrsArc2.0 scaffold_22, whole genome shotgun sequence:
- the LOC113248241 gene encoding olfactory receptor 52N4-like, producing MLMLNQTDLTPVSFILNGIPGLEDMHVWISFPFCSMYAVAVIGNCGLLYLIYREDSLHRSMYYFLAMLSLTDLVMCTTTIPKALCIFWFHLKEISFNECLVQMFFIYTSTGMESGVLMLMALDRYVAICYPLRYSTILTNPVIAKVGLATFLRVVLLVTPLTFIIKRLPYCRGNILYHTYCDHMSVAKLSCGNIKVNVIYGLMVALLIGGFDILCITISYTMILRAVVSLSSADARQKAFSTCTAHICAIVFSYSPAFFCFFSHRFGGHNIPPSCHIIVANIYLLLPPTMNPIVYGVKTKQIRDCVIKILLCSKDLKSHST from the coding sequence ATGCTAATGCTGAACCAAACAGACCTGACCCCAGTCTCATTTATCCTTAATGGGATCCCAGGACTGGAGGACATGCACGTGTGGATTTCCTTCCCGTTCTGCTCCATGTATGCTGTGGCTGTGATAGGGAATTGTGGGCTCCTCTATCTCATCTACCGTGAAGACTCCTTGCACAGGTCCATGTACTACTTCTTGGCCATGCTTTCCCTAACTGACCTTGTCATGTGCACTACTACAATCCCTAAAGCTCTCTGCATCTTCTGGTTCCATCTTAAGGAAATTAGCTTTAATGAATGCCTGGTCCAGATGTTCTTCATCTATACCTCAACAGGGATGGAATCTGGGGTGCTCATGCTTATGGCCCtagaccgctatgtggccatttgCTACCCGCTGCGCTACTCTACTATCCTCACCAATCCTGTCATTGCAAAGGTTGGGCTTGCTACTTTTCTGAGAGTGGTGTTGCTCGTCACTCCCTTGACTTTCATCATCAAGAGACTACCCTACTGTAGAGGGAATATACTATACCACACCTACTGTGACCACATGTCTGTAGCCAAGTTATCCTGTGGAAATATCAAGGTCAATGTTATCTACGGTCTGATGGTTGCCCTCCTGATTGGGGGCTTTGACATCCTGTGCATCACAATCTCCTACACCATGATCCTCCGGGCAGTGGTCAGCCTCTCTTCAGCAGATGCTCGACAGAAGGCCTTCAGCACCTGCACTGCCCACATCTGTGCCATTGTTTTCTCCTACAGTCCagccttcttctgcttcttttcccaCCGCTTTGGGGGTCACAATATCCCTCCATCTTGCCACATCATTGTGGCCAATATTTATCTGCTCTTGCCTCCCACTATGAACCCTATTGTCTATGGGGTGAAAACCAAGCAGATACGTGACTGTGTCATAAAGATCCTTTTGTGTTCTAAGGACCTCAAATCCCATAGCACATGA